The Bacillota bacterium DNA window TGTTTTCCATTTTAAGGATAGATTCTATTAAATTGGAGTCATACTTGTCAAAGGTGGTCTTAGAGTCTCTTATCATCCGAACGGTATTATCAGATATAAAACCAACTTCTTTAAGGGCCAAGCCTAATGCTATGGACGGGGTTTCAATCAATGAGTAATCCAGATATTGAGGTTCTGATTTGTGCACCTTTTTTTCGGGAACAATTTTTTCCAAAAAAGTTGCGAAGTAAGACGTAAACGGTAAGAAGGCCAGCGCAATGATTATATTAAAAACAGTATGCGCATTTGCTACCTGAAAACCAGGGTCTGTTGTAATTGACCTCATTAGGTCGGCGACTAGCCCCGTCAGGGGTAAAAACACTAAAACCCCGGCCACTTTAAAGATTAGGTGAGCAGTGGCTACACGCTGTGCCTCCCTGGATGAACCAAGGCTGGAAAGCACGGCAGTAAAGGATGTTCCTATGTTGGCCCCGTAGATGAGAAAAATTGCTGACATCAACGGTAGTATACCCTGGATAGCCAGAAGCATCATTATACCTATGGAAGCAGCGCTGCTGTGTACCAGAAAAGTGAAAATGGCCGCCACAACGATGGCCAGCAGGGGGTTATCACTCATTTGCAGTAAAATATCCTTGAAATATTGTGAATCCCTTAGCGGGTGCATTCCCTCCGCCATTATTTTCAAGCCCAGGAATAGTAGGCCGAATCCCAGCAGAGCCTGACCAATTTTTTTATACTTATCACGTTTAGTGAAAAAAATTATGGTGGCCCCGATACCCACAATCGGAAGGGAGATCTCGGTCACTTTTAGAGCGATAAGTTGGGCGGTAACCGTAGTACCTATATCTGCTCCGAGAATTATTCCCAGCGTTTGCTTTAGTGTAATAATAGAAGCGCTGGTAAGTCCAACTAAAATGACGGTGGTAGCGGTACTGCTTTGAAACAACATGGTGACAACGGCACCGACAATGAGACTTACGATTTTATTTTGAGTCAATGAACTTAAAGCGTTGCGTAATCTATGACCGGCTATTTTTTGTAAGCCTTCACTCATTATATACATTCCATATAATAAAAGGCCCATTCCGCCTATGACGCTGAGTATTATTTCACGGGTCAAATTCAACTCACCTCCTTACTTTACCAATTACATTTAAATAATTATGTAATTCATTAGTAATCGTGTAACTGAAATAATGCACCCTTTATTTTAACATAAAAAGAACTTGTTTGCCCATTTGGGGCTGGTAGGATGCGGTATTTTTATGTTGACTTAACATTGTAGAGGGTTGTGACGGCAATCACAACTATTTTCGGGAATATTAATACAATGTAATAATTTTGTCAATAAACAATAATGATTCAAAATTAAAAAATAACCCCCAATAGGGGGGTTATTGATGCAAACGTTCTTTTAGCAAATTCGGATCAGTAACAGGGGATTGACAAGCGAATTCTTGGCAAACATAGGCTGTTGCCTTGCCTTCAATTGCCCTTTGGGTGTTTACGAAAGGAATGAGTTCTTTAATTACCTTACCTTCATCGCCTCCAGGGTTGAGTACCAGTAAAGTGTTGGGCATAAAACTACTTCTGACGGTATTCACCATTTGTTCTACCGCATTATCCCTTGGGTCTCCTGCTATAACAATTTCCCGTGACGGGGAAGATGC harbors:
- a CDS encoding Na/Pi cotransporter family protein → MGLLLYGMYIMSEGLQKIAGHRLRNALSSLTQNKIVSLIVGAVVTMLFQSSTATTVILVGLTSASIITLKQTLGIILGADIGTTVTAQLIALKVTEISLPIVGIGATIIFFTKRDKYKKIGQALLGFGLLFLGLKIMAEGMHPLRDSQYFKDILLQMSDNPLLAIVVAAIFTFLVHSSAASIGIMMLLAIQGILPLMSAIFLIYGANIGTSFTAVLSSLGSSREAQRVATAHLIFKVAGVLVFLPLTGLVADLMRSITTDPGFQVANAHTVFNIIIALAFLPFTSYFATFLEKIVPEKKVHKSEPQYLDYSLIETPSIALGLALKEVGFISDNTVRMIRDSKTTFDKYDSNLIESILKMENKIDHHTVETRQYLIQVLRRPLSKKEFNKCLRLINTVNELETIGDIIEKNVLYLAESKMINNSEFSDAGKRELEYLHKKLYELANAVNNVILTNDTAMIHIALSLYEEITDLEFRSRISHIQRLSRGVSESENTSTIHLDLINVYLRISQHLAQIIEITNEPEVLDIKSVDEFHNGNNLYGIEH